The genomic interval GGGGCCGGCGCCCTGCCGCCCTGCCGCACCGCGAGGAGTTCCATGCCGCACATCGCCCTGGTCACGCTGGTCGTCCGCGACTACGACGAGGCCCTCTCCTTCTACACCGGCGCCCTCGGCTTCGAGCTGGTCGAGGACACCGACCGGGGCGACGGCTCGCGCTGGGTGGTGGTGCGGCCGCGCGGTACCGGGGGTACGGGGTTGCTGCTGGCCCGCGCCAAGGACGAGGCGCAGGCGGCGAGCGTCGGCGCCCAGACCGGCGGCCGGGTCGGCTTCTTCCTGCACACGGAGGACTTCGACGCCGACCACGCCCGGATGACGGCGGCCGGGGTGCGCTTCCTGGAGGAGCCGCGCCACGAGCCCTACGGCTCGGTCGCGGTCTTCGAGGACCTGTACGGCAACCGCTGGGACCTGC from Streptomyces drozdowiczii carries:
- a CDS encoding VOC family protein is translated as MPHIALVTLVVRDYDEALSFYTGALGFELVEDTDRGDGSRWVVVRPRGTGGTGLLLARAKDEAQAASVGAQTGGRVGFFLHTEDFDADHARMTAAGVRFLEEPRHEPYGSVAVFEDLYGNRWDLLQPA